AGCCTGTAAATACAATTCTTTCCCATAATCCCAAAAATAAGCATATTGTTTGTTGGGATCATCATAAGGCGTCATAGGAGAAGGGGTAATAAAAAATAAAAACACCGTTATATATAGACGCTTTATTTTTATGATAAAATATTTTACAACACAAACATAGACGTCCTATAATAGATTAGAGTTTAGTCTGGACGACATCCTGGCAAACACAAGAACATGTTGTCGTCATGCTGAGCTGCGGGCAAAAGATCTTCTCGTAAGGTTCTTTACTCCGCTCAGTATGGCGAGGAAATTTAAAGAAAGGAACATTATTGATGTCGATTACAAAAGAGCAAAGACAAGAGACGATTAAAAAATTCGCTAGAAAAGAGGGTGACACAGGGTCTCCCGAAGTCCAAGTAGCACTTTTAACGAATACAATTAAAAACATTACAGAGCATCTTAAAAAGAATAAGAATGATACACATACACGCGTTGGTCTTATGAGACAAGTCAACCAAAGAAAACGTTTATTGTCTTATTTAAAGCGCGTTGATGCTGATCGCTATAAATCTCTTATTGACGCATTAGATATTAGAAAATAAACTCATATGGAATGGCAATCACACAAACTTAATATTCGTTTAGACGATCTTGCCTTTCAATCAGATTCTTCTGTATATCTTGAATACGGCAAAACAGTTGTTCTTGCAACAGTTGTTTTAGAAGAAAATCCTCCTAAAGATTATATCAATTTTGCACCACTTTCTGTGCATTATATTGAAAAAACATATGCAGCGCGACGTATTCCTGGTGGTTATCTTAAACGGGAAGGCAAGCCTCAAGATCATGAGACACTAATCTCTCGGGTTATAGATAGAGGCTTGAGACCTTTAATTGCAAAAGGTTTACAAAATGAAGTTCAGGTTATCATTCACGTTTTGAGTTATGATCCAGAGATTGGCACAGTTGTACCGAGTTTTTTAGCCGCTTCTATCGCGCTACAAAGATCACCTGTTCCCTTTAAAGGACCGGTGGCTGCATGTCATGTTGGTTTACTAAATAATCAAATTATTATTAACCCAACATCAGAACAATTAAGTAGCATAAAAACTGATTTTCTTATTGCGGGAAATGAGAAAAAAATCCTTATGATGGAGGGTGGCGCATCCGAAGCATCAAATACTGAAATAATGAGAATGGTAAGAGCTGGGATAAAAGCTTATCAACCTATTATAAAACTCATAAAAACTTTTAAACCAAAACCGTCACATAAAAAACCCCTTATTGTGAAACCAGATTTTAAAGCGAAAAACAATCTATTAAAAAATAAAAATACACTCCAAGCTGCGCTTCAAATCCCTGTAAAGAAAGATAGAAGATGTGCAATTCATAAGCTGGAAGAGAAGTTTATTCAAAAGCATTCTAATCTCAAAACATCCGTTCTTAAAAGAACGTTTGAAGATACGATTCAAGAAGTCGCATTTGATTATATGATCGCCACTAAACGTAGAATAGATAAAAGAAAGTTTGAAGACATTCGTCCGATTGAAATAGAAACAAATCTGCTACCAAGTACCCATGCATCCACCTTATTTACTCGAGGTGAAACGCAAGTTTTGGGTGTATTAACTTTGGGAAGATTTGATGATAAACAAATGGTTGATACGCTTTCAGGCCTTCAGTTCCATCAATTTTTATCTCACTATAACTTTCCTAAATTTTCTGTAGGTGAAATCGATAAAATGAGTGCACCATCTCGCAGAGAAATTGGGCATGGTCAAATTGTTCATAGAGCAATTTCACCACTATTGCCAGATCCTCTTTATACATATCGTTTTGTTTCTGAGGTTCTATCATCAAATGGCTCATCTTCTATGGCAAGTGTCTGTGCAGGGTCGTTATGTTTTATGGAAGCGGGTGTTGAGCTGAAGCGTCATGTTGCAGGTGTTGCATTAGGTCTTGTTAAACATCAAGAGCATTCGGGAATTTTGGTTGATATTTCAGGCGATGAAGACTATATAGGGCATATGGACTTCAAACTTTGCGCAACAGAAAAGGGAATCACAGCTTTGCAAGTTGATACAACCTTGCAAGAAGGCCTTTCTCTCACAACTTTAAATAATGCGATACAAGTTGGACATAAGGCTACGCTTAAAATTATTACAAAAATGAATAAAAAAAGACACCATCCAGCAAAGCATTTACCCGATGATGTTAAAAGAGTTAGCGATCTCAAGATTGATCGTAAAAGAGCGAAGGTATTGTTAACTAATAAAAGTGAAAGTGGCACACGTAGCATAGAAAAAATTACAAATACACGTATAGATTTTGCGGGGGATCGCTTTCTTATCTCAGCTGAAAACTTCAATAATATCTTTAGAGCAAAAAGGGAAATATACCAATCGCTTAATTTTTTCCAAGAAAATCATGAGTACATCGTTTCAATAAAAGATATAGACACTCAAAAAATAGAATATGAAGGGTTTGAGGGCTTGTTAGAAAATAAAATCATTAAAAAACACAAGTTATCCAAAGGTCATCTTGCTAAGGTAAAATTTTTAGAAATTAGCAAAACAGGGGAGTTGATCTTCCAAATGATTTGCCCTGAATCTACAAAAGAAACAACTTCATAAAAAGACAACGCTAAAACTCAAAAAACGATCTTTAATTTATATGGGTTAAAAATTTTCCATAATATTTATTCTCAGGTTTAATGAAATTACGAAGAAGGGCCAACAAGCAGAAATTCTAGAGCATCTTTAGATAACTCTACAGCAACCCTGCTTTTACCTGCATGTTCAGCAATCACAACAACAACATATTTTGGATCCTTCACTGGGCCATACCCAACAAAAATCTTATGATCTTTGAGATGATAATCTCTATCTATATCTCCGCGCTTTCTTTCATGACTATGAATTTTACACACCTGAACTGTTGAGGTTTTACCCGCCATTCCTAACCCATCTTTTGTATAAAACGCACAATCGCGTGCCGTTCCTTTTGTGGTAACATCACTCATCAGATGGCATAATTTTTTTAGATGCTTTTCATCGAAATTTAAATGTTCTTTTTGAAAAATAGCCTCTTGATTGATATGCGGAGTTATTCTATACCCACCATTTACAAGCGCAGCCGTTGTGGTTGCTAATTGCAACGGTGTAGACAGTAACTTGCCTTGACCAATAACGTAGTTGCACGGATCCTCTCTGAAACACTCAAAGAAAGATAGTAAACGTCCTTTTTTTTCATACAACATATCTAGATGTGTTATATTACCAAAACCCAACTTTTCTGCTGTTTTATTAAATTCATACAGTGAAATTTTCTGAGCAAGCTCATAAAAATAAATATCACATGATTCCGCAAAGGCTCGCTCCATAGAAATGGGTCCGTGACCTCCGCTTCTCCATGTCCAGCAATGGTACTTTTGTCCTTTTATATTAGTATGTCCGCGACACACAACATCATCTAAACGAATACCTTTTTCAAGCGCTGTTAAAAGAATGGTTAGCTTAAAAATAGAACCAGGACTATATAAGCCTTGAACTACTTTATTATATAGTGGATTAAAAGGATTTTTTTGCAAAGCGTTCCAATCTTTAGAAGAAATAGAATGTGCGAATACATTAGGATTGAAAGTTGGGTAGGATATAAGTGCTTTAATTGCGCCCGTATGAATATCCATTACTACAACACCTGCACTTTTCACATCCTTTTCTCTTAGACATTTCAAAAGATGTGTTTGAAGTTTTATATCAAGCGTAGTTTTAATATTCTTGCCTTTCTGTCCTAAGTGTTTATCAAGATTTCGTATAAATCTACCTTTAGCATCAACCTCTTCCTCCATTTGATAAGGCACTCCCATTAAATCTTCATCATAATATGCCTCAACTCCCAATCCTCTACCCAGATAAAGGTCAGAAATGTTATTCAACTCATCTTTTTCATTTGCAATTGACACATACCCTAAAACAGAAGAAAAAATCTCCGGAAATTTATATACACGCTTATAACTTGCTTCTATCTTCACTCCAAGCAAATTATTAGATTCTAGCAAAGCAACTTGCTTCCAAGATAGCGATGGATAAACCAAGATGTAAGAGCGTCTCCTATAAACAGGAAAATCTTTTATAGGGATAATTTTATTCAAACGCTCCAATATTTCATTAAACTCTTTCTTATCATATGCCGTAATAAAAGCCTTATACGTAGGCTTATTCTCAGCTAAAATAACATCATTTTCATCTGTAATAACACCTCTCTCATTAGACACAAGTCTTAAATGGATATAATTATTTTTGGATAAAAATTTTAAACGCTGACCGTTAAAATACTGCAACGAGATAACGCTCGAGAGTAAAATAAGAAATAAAATGAATTTTATAAAAAAAACTTGAACAACCTTCAAGCTGATTCATCCATTAAAATATGCTTCTGTTTCAAGGATTTAATCTCTTCAAGCACTTTTCCAGTTCCTAAAACAACACTTTGCAAAGCATTATCATGAATATAAACCGGAACCCCTGTCGCCTGTTTTAATACAACATCAAGATTTTGTAGCAATGCGCCTCCGCCTGTCATTGTGATTCCGCGTTCAAAAATATCTGAAGTTAGCTCTGGTGCCGTTGTTTCTAAAGATTCTTTTACACCTTCGCTAATAGCGCGAACCACTTCTGACAACGACTCAACAATTTGTGATTGCGTAATGGTTACTTCAGATGGAACGCCAGTTAATAAGCTACGTCCTTTAATTGTCATCTTGATTGATGGACTTTCCTTCGTTTCAACTGCTGAGCCAATAGATTTTTTAATTTTTTCAGCTGTTGCTTCACCAATTAAAAGATTGTGCGTTCGACGGATATAATGCGCAATTGCTTCATCCATCTTATCTCCTCCTACCCTTACGGATAGTGCGTTCACAATACCACCAAGAGAAATTACAGCAACCTCAGTTGTTCCTCCGCCAATATCTACAACCATAGATCCAACAGGATCTGTCACGGGTAAATCCGCACCAATCGCTGCCGCCATAGGCTCCTCAATAAGATACACATTGCGCCCACCAGCGCTCTCAGCCGCTTCTTGAATCGCGCGCCTCTCAACAGGCGTTGCACCTGATGGAACGCAAATAACAATTTGTGGCGCTGCAAAACTTTTACGATTATGCACCTTCGCAATAAAATGACGAATCATTTCTTGAGCCACATTAAAATCAGCAATAACACCATCTTTCAAAGGTCGAATAGCTGTAATATGTCCTGGTGTTCTTCCTACCATTAACTTTGCTTCTTCACCAACGGCCAACACATGATTTTTTCCATGTTTTTCTGAAATTGCTACCACGGATGGTTCATTTAACACAATTCCTTTTCCTTTTACATAAACCAGTGTATTTGCCGTTCCAAGATCAATTGCCATATCTCTGGAAAGAAATCCAAAAAGTCTTCGTCCTATTCTTGGAAACATTATCTTAATTACATATCGATATTTCTCACATGTTACAATACTTTTGTTTAAAAAGCTAGTTGATATTACTGTGCTACTATGTTAGTATAATAGTATAATATAATAAAATTATCTCTATGACTTCGCTCGAAAAAGCATTAACACTTATATCAGATGAGAAAGTGGCTGAAGCATTTTTAAAGGATATTTGCACACCTCAGGAATTGAAAGCTCTTAAGGAGCGTTGGAAAATTGCACAATTACTTCATTTCAAAAATCTATCTTACCGTGAAATTCACGAGCAAACAGGCGCAAGTCTTACAACTGTAGGTCGGGTTGCAAGATTTTTACGAGAAGAAAAGAACCAAGGATACCTTAAACTATTACAAGAAACCTTGTCATCCTGAGCATATAGCACGGACAACAAAAAAAAGGAGGAGGAAATTATGTCAAGATATTTCTTAATATTTAGCTCGATATTTATGAGTTTCTTTATCGGCTGCGACACACCCAAAAATAACACTAGAACAATTTATCTTACACAAATTGTAGAGCATCCTGCTCTCAATAGAACGCGAGATGGAATTATCGATGGTTTAAAAAAAGAAGGGTATAATATTCAAAAAATAAAAAGTGCAAACGGGGAAATTCTGCTTGCCATTCAAATTGCGAAACAATTTATGGCTGATAAACCTGACGCAATTATTGCTCTTGGAACGCCATCAGCACAAGCTTTTTTAAAAACTAATACCCCTGTATTTTTTTCTTCCATCACAGATCCCGTAGCGGCTGGATTAATGAAAAATACTAATATTAGCGGCGCATCCAACTATATCCCGCTAGAACCACAGCTGAAATTTTACAAACAAGTTTATCCAAAATTAAAAAAACTTGGAACCTTATACAGATTAGGAGAAATGAACTCCATTGCGCTTAATGAAAAACTTGCAAAAATTGCACCAAAAAT
The genomic region above belongs to Alphaproteobacteria bacterium and contains:
- the rpsO gene encoding 30S ribosomal protein S15; its protein translation is MSITKEQRQETIKKFARKEGDTGSPEVQVALLTNTIKNITEHLKKNKNDTHTRVGLMRQVNQRKRLLSYLKRVDADRYKSLIDALDIRK
- a CDS encoding polyribonucleotide nucleotidyltransferase, with amino-acid sequence MEWQSHKLNIRLDDLAFQSDSSVYLEYGKTVVLATVVLEENPPKDYINFAPLSVHYIEKTYAARRIPGGYLKREGKPQDHETLISRVIDRGLRPLIAKGLQNEVQVIIHVLSYDPEIGTVVPSFLAASIALQRSPVPFKGPVAACHVGLLNNQIIINPTSEQLSSIKTDFLIAGNEKKILMMEGGASEASNTEIMRMVRAGIKAYQPIIKLIKTFKPKPSHKKPLIVKPDFKAKNNLLKNKNTLQAALQIPVKKDRRCAIHKLEEKFIQKHSNLKTSVLKRTFEDTIQEVAFDYMIATKRRIDKRKFEDIRPIEIETNLLPSTHASTLFTRGETQVLGVLTLGRFDDKQMVDTLSGLQFHQFLSHYNFPKFSVGEIDKMSAPSRREIGHGQIVHRAISPLLPDPLYTYRFVSEVLSSNGSSSMASVCAGSLCFMEAGVELKRHVAGVALGLVKHQEHSGILVDISGDEDYIGHMDFKLCATEKGITALQVDTTLQEGLSLTTLNNAIQVGHKATLKIITKMNKKRHHPAKHLPDDVKRVSDLKIDRKRAKVLLTNKSESGTRSIEKITNTRIDFAGDRFLISAENFNNIFRAKREIYQSLNFFQENHEYIVSIKDIDTQKIEYEGFEGLLENKIIKKHKLSKGHLAKVKFLEISKTGELIFQMICPESTKETTS
- the mrdA gene encoding penicillin-binding protein 2 encodes the protein MKVVQVFFIKFILFLILLSSVISLQYFNGQRLKFLSKNNYIHLRLVSNERGVITDENDVILAENKPTYKAFITAYDKKEFNEILERLNKIIPIKDFPVYRRRSYILVYPSLSWKQVALLESNNLLGVKIEASYKRVYKFPEIFSSVLGYVSIANEKDELNNISDLYLGRGLGVEAYYDEDLMGVPYQMEEEVDAKGRFIRNLDKHLGQKGKNIKTTLDIKLQTHLLKCLREKDVKSAGVVVMDIHTGAIKALISYPTFNPNVFAHSISSKDWNALQKNPFNPLYNKVVQGLYSPGSIFKLTILLTALEKGIRLDDVVCRGHTNIKGQKYHCWTWRSGGHGPISMERAFAESCDIYFYELAQKISLYEFNKTAEKLGFGNITHLDMLYEKKGRLLSFFECFREDPCNYVIGQGKLLSTPLQLATTTAALVNGGYRITPHINQEAIFQKEHLNFDEKHLKKLCHLMSDVTTKGTARDCAFYTKDGLGMAGKTSTVQVCKIHSHERKRGDIDRDYHLKDHKIFVGYGPVKDPKYVVVVIAEHAGKSRVAVELSKDALEFLLVGPSS
- a CDS encoding rod shape-determining protein, which gives rise to MFPRIGRRLFGFLSRDMAIDLGTANTLVYVKGKGIVLNEPSVVAISEKHGKNHVLAVGEEAKLMVGRTPGHITAIRPLKDGVIADFNVAQEMIRHFIAKVHNRKSFAAPQIVICVPSGATPVERRAIQEAAESAGGRNVYLIEEPMAAAIGADLPVTDPVGSMVVDIGGGTTEVAVISLGGIVNALSVRVGGDKMDEAIAHYIRRTHNLLIGEATAEKIKKSIGSAVETKESPSIKMTIKGRSLLTGVPSEVTITQSQIVESLSEVVRAISEGVKESLETTAPELTSDIFERGITMTGGGALLQNLDVVLKQATGVPVYIHDNALQSVVLGTGKVLEEIKSLKQKHILMDESA
- a CDS encoding transcriptional regulator, yielding MTSLEKALTLISDEKVAEAFLKDICTPQELKALKERWKIAQLLHFKNLSYREIHEQTGASLTTVGRVARFLREEKNQGYLKLLQETLSS
- a CDS encoding ABC transporter substrate-binding protein, with the protein product MSRYFLIFSSIFMSFFIGCDTPKNNTRTIYLTQIVEHPALNRTRDGIIDGLKKEGYNIQKIKSANGEILLAIQIAKQFMADKPDAIIALGTPSAQAFLKTNTPVFFSSITDPVAAGLMKNTNISGASNYIPLEPQLKFYKQVYPKLKKLGTLYRLGEMNSIALNEKLAKIAPKMGIEFKAVGIYQSQELAQAAKQLCMDVDAILITNDNLALSGFKTIVKIANQYKIPVFVSDTDILDQGAIASYGPNQYELGLKTAELIVSYFKTGKMPEIYYPESGTQVANYQQAQLLGIALPEKAVR